The genomic window CAGAGATTTTTAGTCACGTTCCCAGCGAGTCAAGGCGATTCTATGAACTCTATCAACGTTACGAGAGTTTAGAAGCTGCAATTGCTGATTTAGCCTATGAATGGAATCCTTGTTGCTTGACACACAATGATTTAAATTTGCATAACGTCTTAATTCATTCTCGATGGAATCAGTTAGATAACTGCTTAGTAAAATTAATTGATTGGGAAGCTTGTGGATGGGGAGATCCAGCTTTTGATTTGGGAACTATGTTGGCTAGTTATTTAGAAATTTGGCTTTCAAGTTTGGTGATAGATGCAACATTGGAGTTAGAAGAATCTCTACAATTAGCTATGACTCCATTAGAAGATATTCAACCCTCATTAGTAGCTTTATTAACGGCTTATTTAAATGCCTTTCCCATGATTTTGGACTATAGTTGTGATTTCTTGGTACGAGTTATCAAGTTTACAGGATTGGCATTAATTCATCAAATTCAAGACAGTATAAAAAATTGCAAGTGCTTTGATAATTCTGATATCTATAAGTTACAATTAGCCAAAAATATTCTAACTAAGCCTGAGCAATCTATAGTCAGTATTTTGGGAGTTGATGAGTCAGTAATTGTAAGTTCTATAGGTACAATGAATACAATACCACAACCAGAAAAAGAGAAGCAACTAGTTCGCCTGTATTATGAAAAAACTCGCTTGCGTGGCTGCTAAATAGAAGGCAGAAGTTAGAATTAATTAATGTAGAGTGGGTTTCAACAATCAAATCTGATTACTCTACTTTGTAGGTGTTAAGTCTGAATTTTCAATTGATTAATGCTAAATTACTCTGCTAAAACAATGCTAAATTCCTTAATAGATATTGCTACCAATATCCAAATTGAGCCGAATTTTTGTATCTACCATCCTAATTACCAGCCTTTTGCTTTACCAACTAAAGTAGCAGATAGATTTCAGCAAAATTCGGCTACCCTACAACATAAATATCTCAATTTATTATTACGTAATTTTATTTACGGTATCTATTATAACGGGGTTTTGCAAAGCAGCTTGGCAGTTGATAGTAGTAATAGTAATTACCAACTCCCACAAAATTTAGCAACTAATTCTGTTGTGGGTATTGATTGGGAATTTTATGAACAACTGCAAGCTAGCAATCATGGTAGAGGTTATTTTGACCCTAGTTGGGAAGTGCTGCGAAAAGAACCTGATGGTACTATGGCAGTGACTAAAGATGGTTTAACTTTATATATTGAACCAGATTGTCACCTCAAACCTGGAAAAAAATCCGCCCAAGTTGGTGAATCAGTAGCGATTTGGATGCCGAATAATCGCTTGCAAAATGGCTATTATCTAGCTGTGAGTGATGTGGGACAGGAACAACAAGGCAAACCAGATGTAAATTTAGGCACAGGTAGAATCTATTTTAACTTTACCGTAGATGGTGCGATCGCGCTGATGGATAGTTTAACCCAGCAACTTAATGCCAATACTATCCCTTTTACCTTTCAAGTTCTCTACAACCCCAGTGCCTATGAACGCTACGATTCTGGGTTACTCTACTTTGAGCGTCACGACTATCCAGCGATTCACAAAATTTTACAACTTGTCTATAAAGAAAATCAAGCTTATTTTCAGCCAGAAATCCCTTTATTCACCAAGTTTTTAGCCCCAGGT from Nostoc sp. UHCC 0870 includes these protein-coding regions:
- a CDS encoding phosphotransferase family protein codes for the protein MLSPLSSHNVIQYLHTAGLCSLLDGTFESIKLPETNKKNRNLVVKLGDNRQLLVKQEHKHETDGISHELFNEWLFQELLQQFPVLGNISAIAPLVLHFDEENSILVRSYLSEYLDLSNFYQNNNIFPVEIATAIGTTLASLHRATFQGKEYRDFMATAPQGQFRYSFYNPAQGIDSITPEIFSHVPSESRRFYELYQRYESLEAAIADLAYEWNPCCLTHNDLNLHNVLIHSRWNQLDNCLVKLIDWEACGWGDPAFDLGTMLASYLEIWLSSLVIDATLELEESLQLAMTPLEDIQPSLVALLTAYLNAFPMILDYSCDFLVRVIKFTGLALIHQIQDSIKNCKCFDNSDIYKLQLAKNILTKPEQSIVSILGVDESVIVSSIGTMNTIPQPEKEKQLVRLYYEKTRLRGC
- a CDS encoding T3SS effector HopA1 family protein, whose amino-acid sequence is MLNYSAKTMLNSLIDIATNIQIEPNFCIYHPNYQPFALPTKVADRFQQNSATLQHKYLNLLLRNFIYGIYYNGVLQSSLAVDSSNSNYQLPQNLATNSVVGIDWEFYEQLQASNHGRGYFDPSWEVLRKEPDGTMAVTKDGLTLYIEPDCHLKPGKKSAQVGESVAIWMPNNRLQNGYYLAVSDVGQEQQGKPDVNLGTGRIYFNFTVDGAIALMDSLTQQLNANTIPFTFQVLYNPSAYERYDSGLLYFERHDYPAIHKILQLVYKENQAYFQPEIPLFTKFLAPGLGLAEEPTQKFTAQESFGMNRCQILANALLEAWQKGKNAVEERMKAIHQHFQDHSIDLQRPYLNPTSEDIYSPLK